One window of Chrysiogenia bacterium genomic DNA carries:
- the rplP gene encoding 50S ribosomal protein L16, translating into GEAKGGSDLNFGSYGLKATEPERVTARQIEAARRAITRHMKRQGRVWIRVFPDVPVSSKPTEVRMGKGKGSVDYWAAKVKPGRIMFEIDGVSEVIAREALRLGAMKLPVTTRIVQREDW; encoded by the coding sequence ATGGCGAGGCCAAGGGCGGTTCGGACCTGAACTTCGGCTCGTACGGCCTGAAGGCCACCGAGCCCGAGCGCGTCACCGCGCGCCAGATCGAAGCCGCCCGCCGGGCGATCACGCGCCACATGAAGCGTCAGGGCCGGGTCTGGATCCGCGTCTTCCCGGACGTGCCGGTGTCCTCCAAGCCGACCGAAGTGCGGATGGGTAAGGGCAAGGGCTCGGTCGATTACTGGGCGGCCAAGGTCAAGCCGGGCCGCATCATGTTCGAGATCGACGGCGTGAGCGAGGTCATCGCCCGCGAGGCCCTGCGCCTCGGCGCGATGAAGCTCCCGGTCACCACCCGGATCGTCCAGCGCGAAGACTGGTAA